Within the Campylobacter sp. CNRCH_2014_0184h genome, the region AATTATTCCAGTATTTTGCCTCGCCAAATAAAGAAATCAAAGCATTACGTCCTAGTTCTATCCAACTATTTTTAAACCAAGTAAAAAAGCTTTCATCTTGAGCTTGATTGATACCTTCTAAAGTTTTTTTACCATGCAAGGAAGCAAATTTAACCACTAAATTAATATCATTAAAAGAATACAATCTTAAATCTTTAGCTTGTGCTTTTTGATTTGCTTTTAAAATATTTTCTTTTCCATCACTCATTGACATGTATTTTAAATCAAAATCAGCACTAAGTTTTAAGTCTTTATCGATTTTTATATAAGGACTTGGAACAGAGTCATTTAAAAACGCTATATTAACACCGTTGATATTTTCAATATCTCCTGCTTGAAAAAGCAGTTCTTTAGACTCGTTATTTTGTGAAAGCATTAAGGATAAAAGTGGGGCAGAGTTGTTATCATCGATATAAATTTCTTTTGCATCTAAGATTAAATTTTCGTATGCAATTTGGGCTTTTTCATTAGGCAAGATTAAATCAAATGAAAAATCATTTACAAAAGGTAGGGTTGCAATATATTCAGATTTTGAAGCGCTATATACTTTATCATCTTTTAAGGTTGCTATGTAAATATAACTTTTTGAAGTTTCAATGATGTTGTTTTTTTCATTTTCTCTAATGTGTAAATTTCCTTCAAATCCCATATATCTAGTCATAGCTGAGCCTAGTAATATAAATAAAAATGAGATATGAAAGATTAAAAGTGGTATTTTTTTCTTATTAAACATTTTGTATTTAAAAAGAGCTGCTAAAAGATTGATCCCTAGTATGAGTTGTATAAAACCAAACCAAGAAGAGCTATAGATCATCGCCCATGCTGTTGGCGTATTATAAGCACTTTCTATGAAAGTAGCTAGGGCACAAAATAGGGCAAAAATTAAAAATAAAAAAATAGAAATTTTTATATCCCCAAAAGCTAAAAGTTGTTTTTTCATGAATTAAGCTCCAAGGTATTTTTTTCTAATCTCATCATTACCGATAAGATCTTTTGCGGGTGCATGCATAGCGATTTTACCATTTTCTAAAACATAAGCATAGTCGCTGATTTTTAAAGCTGAAAATGCATTTTGCTCTACTAATAAAATAGTAATTCCTTCTTCTTTTAATTTGACTATAATATCAAAAACCTCCCCAACTATTTTTGGAGCAAGACCTAATGAAGGCTCATCAAGCATTAAAAGTTTTGGCTCACTCATAAGCGCTCTTGAGATAGCTAGCATTTGAGCTTCTCCACCACTTAGAGTTCCTGCAAGGGCATTTTTTTTATCTTTTAATCTTGGAAAAAGTCTATACATTTGATTTTTTAAATGCTCGTAATTTTCTGCATTATTAAAAGCACCAATTTTTAAATTTTCTTCTATAGTAAGATTGATAAAAACCCTTCTTCCTTCAGGCACTAGGGCGATACCTTTTTGAACTAGAGTGTGCGGTAAGTGTCTTTGAGTATCATAGCCTAAAAAGGTTACCTCGCCGGTTTTTTTAACACAATTTAGCATAGCATTAAGTGTTGAGGTTTTTCCTGCGCCATTTGAGCCTATTAAGCTAACTATACTTCCTGTTTTTATAGTAAAATCAATACCTTTAACAGCCTCTATTAAACCATAATAAACATGTAAATCTTTAACTACTAGCATTAAAATCTCCCAAATACGCACTAATTACTTCAGGGTTTTGTACCGCATCGTTTGGTTTTCCCTCAAAAATAGTCTTACCATAATCAAGTACCATAACCCTATCACAAAGCTTATTTACAAATTTCATATCATGCTCTATAAGTAAAACACTAATTTTTTTGTTATCTCTTATGTTAAAAATTAACTCAGCTAAATCATCACTTTCTGTAGAATTCATACCTGCTGCAGGCTCATCTAGCAATAAAAGCTTAGGATTTGTTGCTAAAGCTCTTGCTATTTCAACTTTTCTTTGCTGACCATAGCTTAAACTAGTAGCTTTTTCATCAGCCAAATGAGCAATATTGAGTTGTTCTAAAATTTCATAAGCTGCTTTTTTTGCATTTTTTTCTGCTTTGGAAAATCTTCCAAGGTGCAAAAAAGCTTCAAAAATATTATATTTAATACTCTTATCAAAGCCAATCAATACATTTTCTAAAACACTCATGCTTGAAAAAAGTCTAATGTTTTGAAAAGTTCTTGCTATACCTAGATGAACTATTTTGTGTGGTTTTAAATGATCAATTTTTTTTCCTAGAAAAAAGACTTCTCCGCTACTTGGTTTATAATTTCCTGTAATAATATTAAATAGCGTGGTTTTTCCTGCGCCATTTGGGCCTATAAGTCCAAAAATTTCACTTTCTTTAATAGCAAAAGAAGTATTTGCTATAGCGCTAACTCCACCAAAATTTTTATGAATTTCTTTAAGTTCTAAAATCATTTTTTCTTCCTTTTAGAAAACTTAAATAAAATATCCGTTAGTTCTTTATCGCCCATTATTCCTCTTCTTGCAAAAAGCATTACTAAAATCAATATAACAGAAAATACAACCATTCTAAGACCAGGCATAGCAGGAGTTTCATAGCCAAAAATATTCATACTTTCATCTAAAAATCTTAAATACTCACTTCCACCTATTACCAAAATAGCTCCAATGATAGCACCGGTAGTTGACCCTAAACCACCTAAAACAATGATGATTAAAAGTTGGAAGGTAAATAAAAAGTCAAATTGCTCAGGCGAAACTGAAGCTAGCGCACAAGCAAGCAAGCCTCCACCGACACCTTCTAAAAACGCTGAAGTGCTAAAGGCTAAGGTTTTAATATTAAAGGTGTTTATACCCATTGCTAGCGCTGCATCTTCATCATCTCTTACAGCTTTCATAGCTCTACCAAATTTTGAACTAACAATGTTTAAGATGATAACAACTGAAAATATAGCAATCCCACCACTCCAGTATAAAGTAGTGTGTTTAGGAATGTCGTTTAAGCCTAAAGAGCCATTTGTAACAGAAGCAAAGTTAATCGCCATAAGTTTAATAATGATACCAAAACCTAGTGTTACAATAGCTAAGTAATCCCCTCTAACTCTAAATACTGCAAAAGCCAAAACTAAAGATAAAAGCATAGCGCAAAGTCCAGCAGCAAGTAAAGCCACAATAAAACTTGGTGAATGAATCATCAAAATAAAACTACTTGGATCTTCTAAAGAAAACTGATCGATTTTGCTTTCACTTGTAAGTAATACTAAAGCTGCAACATAAGCTCCTATAGCTACAAAGCCATTTGGTTCTAGTGAAAATTGTCCTGTAACCCCGTTGATAAGATTATAGCTTACTGCTAAGATAACAAAAATAGCAATATTGCTTAAAATTCCTATTTTATAATCATTGAAAAAATAAGGAGATATAAAAAGAAAAGCAAGCGCTATGATAAAAAAACTTAAATGTGTAATTTTTCTTGCAACCATCTTAAAACCTACTTTTTTCAAAATTTATGCCCAAAATTCCGGTTGGTTTAAAAAGCAAAATCAATACTAAAAAGATAAACGCAAAAGCATCTTTAAAACCAGAAAGATCGGGGAAAATAGCAACTACAACAACTTCTGTAAATCCTATAATCAAACCACCTAATACCGCTCCAGCAACCGAACCAATACCACCTAAAACAGCAGCGCCAAATGCCTTGAGCCCTATAAGAGTTCCCATGCTAGGTTCAACAGAAGGATAACTAACAGCCCAAAAAATACCACCAATAGCGGCTAAAGCTGAGCCTAGTGCAAATACAATAGCGATAATACGATTTGCATCAATTCCCATTAAATTTACAGTATGAATATCAAAAGCTAAAGCTCTAATAGCAATGCCATATTTGCTTTTATAAAGTATGAATAAAACCACTAATAGTATAAAAAATGTCAAAATAGGCACTAAAATACTATTGATGCTAATGCTGATATTATTAAAATTAATCACTGTTTCAAGATAATTTGGCACAGGAAAATATTTTGGTGTTGAGCCAAATAAGACATTAAATACATTTTGTATTAAAAAGCTTATACCTATGGCTGTAATAAGTAAAGAAATTCTAGGTGCTTTTCTTAAAGGCTTATAAGCTACTCTATCAATAGCTATACCTAAAGCTGCTGCAAATAACATAGCCAAAGAAAGAGCTCCTAAAAAAGGCACATTCATACTTGTGACACAAAATAAAGCTGAGTATGCACCTACCATCATGATATCGCCATGTGCAAAATTAATCAATCTTAAAACACCATAGACCATTGTATAGCCTATAGCAATAAGTGCATACATGCTACCTAAGCTAAAACCATTTATAATTTGCTGTAAAATTAAAGAACTATCCATTGAACCTCTTAAAATTTTATTTACGGAAGAATCGTATCTTTATAAATTTGTTTTTGATTTTCTATTGATTTTATAACAATTGAACGCGTAGCATTCCCTGTTTTGTCAATGTTAATTACTCCACTAACACCTTCAAATTTTGAAGTAGCGTGGATATTGTTATTAATGCATTCACTGTTAAAATCATTAACACATTTTTGCATAGCTTCAAAAATCACAAAATATGCATCTGCACCCATAGCTGTGAAATTTGGAACTTCTTTGCTTTGTTTTTCTTTTTCATAAGCTAGTATGAAGTCTTTTGAAAGTTGTGTTGGTGGGTTGTTATAATCAAAGCTATCGGTAAATAAATATCCTTCTGTAGCATCTTGAGCTAAATTAATAAAGGTTTCATCAGCAACTCCATCTGCTGAACCCATAGGGATATTTATACCCATTGCTTTTGCTTGTCTTGCAAATAAAGAAGCTTCGGTATAATA harbors:
- a CDS encoding high-affinity branched-chain amino acid transporter, ATP-binding protein — protein: MLVVKDLHVYYGLIEAVKGIDFTIKTGSIVSLIGSNGAGKTSTLNAMLNCVKKTGEVTFLGYDTQRHLPHTLVQKGIALVPEGRRVFINLTIEENLKIGAFNNAENYEHLKNQMYRLFPRLKDKKNALAGTLSGGEAQMLAISRALMSEPKLLMLDEPSLGLAPKIVGEVFDIIVKLKEEGITILLVEQNAFSALKISDYAYVLENGKIAMHAPAKDLIGNDEIRKKYLGA
- a CDS encoding branched-chain amino acid ABC transporter permease gives rise to the protein MDSSLILQQIINGFSLGSMYALIAIGYTMVYGVLRLINFAHGDIMMVGAYSALFCVTSMNVPFLGALSLAMLFAAALGIAIDRVAYKPLRKAPRISLLITAIGISFLIQNVFNVLFGSTPKYFPVPNYLETVINFNNISISINSILVPILTFFILLVVLFILYKSKYGIAIRALAFDIHTVNLMGIDANRIIAIVFALGSALAAIGGIFWAVSYPSVEPSMGTLIGLKAFGAAVLGGIGSVAGAVLGGLIIGFTEVVVVAIFPDLSGFKDAFAFIFLVLILLFKPTGILGINFEKSRF
- a CDS encoding ABC transporter ATP-binding protein, with the translated sequence MILELKEIHKNFGGVSAIANTSFAIKESEIFGLIGPNGAGKTTLFNIITGNYKPSSGEVFFLGKKIDHLKPHKIVHLGIARTFQNIRLFSSMSVLENVLIGFDKSIKYNIFEAFLHLGRFSKAEKNAKKAAYEILEQLNIAHLADEKATSLSYGQQRKVEIARALATNPKLLLLDEPAAGMNSTESDDLAELIFNIRDNKKISVLLIEHDMKFVNKLCDRVMVLDYGKTIFEGKPNDAVQNPEVISAYLGDFNASS
- a CDS encoding branched-chain amino acid ABC transporter permease, coding for MVARKITHLSFFIIALAFLFISPYFFNDYKIGILSNIAIFVILAVSYNLINGVTGQFSLEPNGFVAIGAYVAALVLLTSESKIDQFSLEDPSSFILMIHSPSFIVALLAAGLCAMLLSLVLAFAVFRVRGDYLAIVTLGFGIIIKLMAINFASVTNGSLGLNDIPKHTTLYWSGGIAIFSVVIILNIVSSKFGRAMKAVRDDEDAALAMGINTFNIKTLAFSTSAFLEGVGGGLLACALASVSPEQFDFLFTFQLLIIIVLGGLGSTTGAIIGAILVIGGSEYLRFLDESMNIFGYETPAMPGLRMVVFSVILILVMLFARRGIMGDKELTDILFKFSKRKKK